Genomic window (Marinobacter fonticola):
GGCCTGGTAGGCAATGGGCGCCAAGTCCCGTCGGTTGGCAGGAATCTCCATCAGGTCGACCTGCGGTGTTTCGTCCGGTTTCTCGGGATCCGGCGTCAGCTTTTTCGCATGATCCTCCAGGAAACGGGCGAGATCCACCGCGGGCAATAATGCTGTGGGGCCTTTCTGGCCGTCGACGATCAGCCAGCGGGGTTCGCTCTTCAGTAGCTCGCGGGCTTTTTCTGCTGTGAGGTGACGAGGGGTGCGGTGAATGCTGCGTTCCATGATGGCGCCTACGGATACCCGCCGTAAGGCCTGGATGATGGGCGAGTTCTGGTAGCTCAGGCCTTGGCTTTTCAGTACCGAGAGGAAGATGGAGCGCTGGCCGAAAATCTCGCTCGCCACCAGGCTTGAGACCGTAATTGCGAGCATGCCGGGCAGAATGATATTGGGATTGCGGGTCAGCTCCAGCAGGGCCATCAGCGCGGCCAGCGGTGCCTGCAATACCGAGCCCATCATGGCGCCCATGCCGAGCATCGCGTAGAAACCGGCACTGGAGACGTAGTTCGGCGCGGCGGCAGCGCCGATCAGGCCCATGGCGCCGCCGATGGTGGCGCCGATAAAAATCGTCGGGCCGATCAGCCCGCTGGGCATTCCCAGGCCTATGGTCACTGCCGTAATCACAAGTTTTGTCAGCGCGATCGCCAGCAACAGCAGAATCGGCAACTCACCGTGAATGGCTTCGCTGACGGTGTCGTAGCCGATACCCATAATCTCGGGTAGCAACAGTGCTGCCGGCACCATCAGTAGACCGGCGACTAGCATGCGCAAGAGGATCGGCCGCTGGTTGAAGCGTGTGGACAACACCAGCAAGCGCACAAAGGCAGCGGATGAAATGCCGATCACCAACGCAATGGCCAAGATCCAGGGAATTTCCAGCAGGGAGTTCATGGTCAGGGCGGGCACGCTGAAGGCTGGGGCCGAACCGTAAACGGCCTGCGTCACCACCGCCGAACTGACGGAAGCCAGGATGACGGGGGTAAAACCGGCAATCGTGTACTCCATCATCACCACTTCCATGGCGAAGATCACCCCGGCAATCGGCGTGTTGAACGAGGCGGATATGGCCGCTGCACAGCCACAGGCGACCAGGGTGCGAATGCTGTTGTTGGGCAATTTCATCCACTGACCCAGCAGGCTGGAGAAGGCGGCTCCCAAATGAACGGCGGGGCCTTCGCGTCCCGAGGACTGACCGGTAACCACGGTGCCCACGCCTAGCACGAACTGGATCACCGCACTGCGCAGCGAGATGTAGCCTTGGTGGTAGTTGAGCCGTTCCATGACATAGGTCACCCCGACCTTGCGGTCGGACATGGCGAGCCGATGCATCAGGAGTCCGAGGGCAAGCGCGCCGCCGAGGGGCAGCAGGCCGCGGGTCAGCAAATCCAAGCTCTCGAAAGCTTCGTCGTGCCTTCCTGGCAGGAATGTGGCGAGCGGCCATTCAATGGCCAGTCGGAACAGCAGTATGACCAAACCGGTGACGATCCCGGCGAATAGGCCCAGGAGCGACAATTGAGGTAGAGCATCCACGCCCGACAAGCGCCGCCGGAACATCGGGATCAGCTCGTCGTAGATGTGTCGCTTAATTTTGCCCATAGGCCAAGATGCCTGTTTTTGATATCGAGTTTTGGTCAGCAAACAAAGCTGGAAACGAAAGTCATAAACGAAAGCTGAGAAACGAATAGTGACAAGAACTTGGTGTATTGTAACCAGCCTTCTATAGGGTGCCAAAAGCCGGGCGTTTATCATGTTAGACTTGCGGCTGATTTGAGGCCCCACGGGCCCGTGAATATGAGGAGGACAACACGTTGATCAAAGTGGGCATTGTCGGTGGCACCGGATATACCGGCGTAGAATTGTTGCGGATCCTGGCAACGCATCCGCAGGCCGAGGTGACAATGATCACCTCTCGATCCGAGGCGGGCCAGCCGGTAGCCGATATGTATCCCAACCTGCGTGGCCATTTCGATCTCACGTTCTCCGAGCCCGATGAGACGCAGCTTGCCGCGTGCGACCTGGTGTTTTTCGCGACCCCTCACGGCGTGGCGATGCGCACCGCACCCAAGCTGATTGCCGCAGGGACTCGCGTGGTAGACCTGTCGGCTGACTTCCGTATCCGCGACCTTGATGTCTGGGCAAACTGGTACGGTATGCCGCATGAGTCGGTGGAGTGGGCGGAGAAGGCTGTGTATGGTCTGCCTGAAGTTTTCCGCGAGCAGATCCGGGACGCCAAACTTGTGGCCAACCCCGGCTGCTACCCCACCGCAGTCCAATTGGGCTTCCTGCCTCTGCTGGAAAAGGGGC
Coding sequences:
- a CDS encoding chloride channel protein, which gives rise to MGKIKRHIYDELIPMFRRRLSGVDALPQLSLLGLFAGIVTGLVILLFRLAIEWPLATFLPGRHDEAFESLDLLTRGLLPLGGALALGLLMHRLAMSDRKVGVTYVMERLNYHQGYISLRSAVIQFVLGVGTVVTGQSSGREGPAVHLGAAFSSLLGQWMKLPNNSIRTLVACGCAAAISASFNTPIAGVIFAMEVVMMEYTIAGFTPVILASVSSAVVTQAVYGSAPAFSVPALTMNSLLEIPWILAIALVIGISSAAFVRLLVLSTRFNQRPILLRMLVAGLLMVPAALLLPEIMGIGYDTVSEAIHGELPILLLLAIALTKLVITAVTIGLGMPSGLIGPTIFIGATIGGAMGLIGAAAAPNYVSSAGFYAMLGMGAMMGSVLQAPLAALMALLELTRNPNIILPGMLAITVSSLVASEIFGQRSIFLSVLKSQGLSYQNSPIIQALRRVSVGAIMERSIHRTPRHLTAEKARELLKSEPRWLIVDGQKGPTALLPAVDLARFLEDHAKKLTPDPEKPDETPQVDLMEIPANRRDLAPIAYQATLEEAMAQFENSRAEALYVQRHAAPMIQRIIGVVLKSEIESYYQYRKE